One Legionella hackeliae DNA segment encodes these proteins:
- a CDS encoding sensor histidine kinase, which translates to MELHKLLLRQLNRAQIEVDGLPKNEAQWQEFISRINKTYQETDQERYLLERSMNLSSHEMMLLNDKLERAQHIARLCYWHYDSDTDHISWSKELYHLLDLNPNAVQTFKEFLILVHPGDRDELKKLVHKALTKRIDYTFELRLKNQQDQYQWYRTIADCQGHDNELSGILIDIDRDKKNEAEIKELSQKLLMTARRAGMAEIATSILHNIGNVLNSSNVSVNLIKESFSQPYYQKLFKIISMLQDHKKDIGNYLTRDEKGKLIPEYLIALGEILDKSNEKNRKELDNLDEDIQHLKDIVAMQKAFSGVSSIAEKIYIPELIETALQMSSNPHKDKAITLRKQYVDSAFVFADKSKLLQILINLIQNAKDAISKNSLDKKKQIDFVVKTANKKLQIMITDNGEGILPENLQRIFSFGFTTKPNGHGFGLHSCALSAQDMGGSLKAESQGIGQGAVFTLTLPSENAKQKGVFNE; encoded by the coding sequence ATGGAACTCCATAAATTATTATTACGACAGCTGAATCGCGCTCAAATTGAAGTGGATGGCTTACCGAAGAATGAAGCACAGTGGCAAGAATTTATTTCACGTATCAACAAGACCTACCAGGAAACTGATCAGGAGCGTTATTTACTTGAGCGCTCTATGAATCTTTCATCACACGAGATGATGTTGCTCAATGACAAACTTGAGCGAGCTCAACACATCGCTCGTCTATGTTATTGGCACTATGATTCAGATACTGACCACATTAGTTGGTCAAAAGAGCTCTATCATTTACTGGATTTAAATCCTAATGCAGTTCAAACGTTTAAAGAATTCTTAATATTAGTTCATCCAGGAGATCGCGATGAGTTAAAAAAGTTAGTGCACAAAGCACTCACTAAACGAATCGATTATACCTTTGAACTTCGCCTGAAGAATCAACAGGATCAATATCAATGGTATAGAACAATTGCTGATTGTCAGGGGCATGACAATGAACTTTCAGGAATTCTTATTGACATCGATAGAGACAAAAAAAATGAGGCAGAAATTAAGGAATTGAGTCAAAAGTTATTAATGACTGCTCGTCGAGCAGGGATGGCAGAAATAGCTACTTCTATTCTTCATAATATTGGCAATGTTCTGAATAGTTCCAATGTCTCTGTAAATTTAATTAAAGAAAGTTTTTCCCAACCCTATTATCAGAAGTTATTTAAAATAATTTCCATGTTGCAAGACCATAAAAAGGATATAGGAAACTATTTAACTCGAGACGAAAAAGGCAAATTAATTCCCGAATATCTTATTGCTTTGGGGGAAATTCTTGATAAATCCAATGAGAAAAACAGAAAAGAACTTGATAATTTAGATGAGGATATACAGCATTTAAAAGACATTGTAGCTATGCAAAAAGCCTTTAGTGGCGTATCCAGTATTGCCGAGAAAATTTATATCCCAGAGTTGATTGAAACAGCTTTACAAATGTCATCGAATCCTCATAAAGATAAAGCAATTACCTTGCGTAAACAATATGTCGATTCAGCATTTGTATTTGCGGATAAGTCAAAATTACTGCAGATTCTTATTAATTTAATTCAAAATGCAAAAGATGCTATTTCAAAAAATTCACTCGATAAAAAGAAGCAAATCGATTTTGTTGTGAAAACCGCTAATAAAAAATTACAAATCATGATTACTGATAATGGCGAAGGGATTTTACCAGAAAATTTACAACGCATTTTTTCATTTGGGTTTACTACAAAGCCTAATGGACATGGGTTTGGTTTACACAGTTGTGCGCTATCAGCCCAAGATATGGGCGGTTCATTGAAAGCTGAAAGCCAGGGAATAGGACAAGGTGCTGTTTTTACGTTGACGCTCCCTAGCGAAAACGCAAAACAGAAAGGAGTTTTCAATGAGTGA
- a CDS encoding FIST signal transduction protein: MELKAFQYLEEKGWTLDSFPEMDSEQTMILVFAAPEFLHLQEPIRQLSEYYTKSKIIGCSSAGEIFGPHIYDRSLSVAVIKFDKTTIKTAKAQVNTIEESFAAGESISRQLQSPDLKSIFVLSEGLNVNGSELVNGLNIPINGVRPLITGGLAADSSHFKKTWTIFNGEILHNYIVAIGLYGEHIHVGHASKGGWDIFGPARRITRSERNILYELDNRPALSLYKEYLGDRAAELPASGLLYPLAIQDTTSAESIRLVRTILGVDEDKQALIFAGDMPTGHYAQLMHANFDRLITSANEAGELASERMSESEGQVLVVSISCVGRRLLLGERTEEETESTLEALPKQSTQVGFYSYGELSPAGVGDCKLHNQTMTLTTIYES; the protein is encoded by the coding sequence ATGGAACTCAAGGCATTTCAATACCTGGAAGAGAAAGGTTGGACCTTAGATTCCTTTCCAGAGATGGATTCAGAACAAACAATGATTCTTGTTTTTGCCGCACCAGAGTTTTTGCATTTACAGGAACCAATTCGCCAATTGAGTGAATATTATACAAAATCGAAAATTATTGGGTGTTCAAGTGCGGGAGAAATTTTTGGCCCTCATATTTACGATAGAAGTCTTTCTGTTGCTGTAATTAAATTCGACAAGACAACTATCAAAACTGCGAAAGCGCAGGTAAATACAATCGAAGAGTCCTTCGCTGCGGGTGAATCAATTAGCCGCCAATTACAATCGCCTGATTTAAAAAGTATTTTTGTATTATCAGAGGGATTGAATGTCAATGGTTCTGAATTGGTCAATGGCCTTAATATACCAATCAATGGTGTTAGACCTCTAATTACTGGCGGTTTAGCGGCTGACAGCAGTCATTTTAAAAAAACGTGGACCATTTTTAATGGAGAAATTCTTCACAATTATATTGTGGCTATAGGGTTGTATGGTGAGCACATTCATGTAGGGCATGCTTCAAAAGGAGGATGGGATATTTTTGGACCTGCAAGAAGGATAACACGTTCTGAAAGAAATATTCTTTATGAATTAGACAATAGACCAGCATTGAGCCTCTATAAGGAATATTTGGGAGACAGAGCTGCAGAGTTACCCGCATCGGGATTGCTTTATCCCTTGGCTATTCAGGATACTACTTCTGCAGAATCTATTCGGCTAGTGCGTACCATTTTGGGCGTAGATGAAGATAAGCAAGCACTTATTTTTGCAGGTGATATGCCAACTGGTCATTATGCGCAATTAATGCATGCAAATTTTGACAGGCTAATAACCAGTGCGAATGAGGCAGGTGAGTTGGCAAGTGAGAGAATGTCAGAGTCTGAAGGACAAGTTCTTGTTGTGAGTATTAGTTGCGTAGGAAGACGTTTACTTTTAGGTGAGAGAACCGAAGAGGAAACAGAATCTACATTAGAAGCACTTCCTAAACAGTCAACGCAGGTAGGTTTCTATTCTTATGGAGAATTATCTCCTGCTGGCGTTGGCGATTGTAAATTACATAATCAAACAATGACGTTAACTACCATTTATGAATCATAA
- a CDS encoding LegC2/C7 family Dot/Icm T4SS effector: MSHIDQKIDSEKKKTEVELETLSTPQDELAKIALTQQQLGQIKQSLGTIIDTMQQNDSLISRAANFWGNLPLWQKIVGGIVLTVPTLAAGVAAHIGILLAISGVTVVAYTASGIVLDDHHSCNKNIADRLKEGIFCLADVLEITIAALDKIRENLAKEIDRFRSENDRLTKSIDTFNAQMDCLTNQVEVLTATAELLKKQKEDLEQTTETLQKTVQDNDNLLRANHDELTQLKKDYEKNKIHLSEKVGELAQVRSSLGLEVQKAKKIAAALQGTVQTLSETVIADGDQRLVFQQRLDKFLSDEKMSFASIADRICKAERELAEVKEELKHSNERYEQLLQRQELQVERLEKLDIKAVPTPNAAKQVSVSQLGFYAAKQSIPEISHTVSPAC, from the coding sequence ATGTCCCACATCGATCAAAAAATTGATTCTGAAAAGAAGAAGACAGAAGTAGAGCTGGAAACCTTATCTACTCCTCAAGATGAGCTCGCGAAAATTGCGCTTACTCAACAACAACTGGGACAAATCAAGCAAAGTCTGGGAACAATTATCGATACAATGCAACAAAATGATAGTTTAATTTCCCGCGCCGCAAATTTTTGGGGCAACCTCCCACTCTGGCAAAAAATTGTAGGCGGAATTGTCCTGACAGTCCCCACCTTAGCTGCTGGTGTAGCGGCACATATCGGCATTTTATTAGCCATTAGTGGAGTAACCGTGGTTGCCTATACAGCAAGTGGCATTGTCCTGGATGATCATCACAGTTGTAATAAAAATATTGCAGATAGATTAAAAGAGGGTATTTTTTGTTTGGCAGACGTCCTCGAAATAACTATCGCAGCTCTCGACAAAATTCGGGAAAATTTAGCGAAAGAAATCGATCGCTTTCGCTCAGAAAATGACAGACTCACCAAATCGATTGATACCTTTAATGCACAAATGGACTGTCTCACTAATCAAGTTGAAGTATTAACTGCTACAGCCGAGTTGTTAAAGAAACAGAAAGAGGACTTGGAACAAACTACAGAAACATTGCAGAAAACAGTCCAGGATAACGACAATTTACTGCGTGCCAATCATGACGAATTAACTCAATTAAAAAAAGACTATGAAAAAAATAAAATTCACTTATCCGAAAAAGTGGGAGAGTTAGCGCAAGTGCGCTCATCTTTAGGTCTTGAAGTGCAAAAAGCAAAAAAAATTGCTGCTGCTTTACAAGGGACTGTGCAAACTTTATCTGAAACCGTGATTGCTGATGGAGACCAACGCCTCGTTTTTCAACAACGTTTGGACAAATTTTTAAGCGATGAAAAAATGAGTTTCGCCAGTATAGCGGATAGGATTTGTAAAGCTGAGCGAGAACTGGCTGAAGTAAAAGAGGAATTGAAACATAGCAATGAACGCTATGAGCAATTACTTCAACGTCAGGAGTTACAAGTTGAGCGTCTGGAAAAACTTGACATTAAGGCTGTACCTACTCCTAATGCAGCAAAACAGGTTTCTGTGAGCCAATTAGGATTTTATGCAGCAAAACAATCCATACCAGAAATATCACATACCGTGTCTCCAGCTTGTTAA